The Bradysia coprophila strain Holo2 chromosome IV, BU_Bcop_v1, whole genome shotgun sequence genome includes a region encoding these proteins:
- the LOC119066289 gene encoding AF4/FMR2 family member lilli isoform X3 encodes MEDFERKERRERDKQARAMMAQEKHQEPVPLFGEPVRKSSPSDSDRSIQSKLGDFSLVKHIIGEKNESMLIGIQSGIQSPAALRQPMMQGFPVQNNRGPSSTYPYHQPPQYNNRSVFVKPNDSKPTYNGRGGYSGQPIKHDQHVSGMPNQKLLPPPSSIPPQMHNGRSNEKHMMHPVNGRAPMFAKPTKVMPDKPPTSSTLANLASGPDVEKILQVMTSKVDLLDAIAPTPRNEMTEIQLTRAPIYAEMLAPIPPLPQKPNIQMVQPFPEDRRQAKPIDLLNDLDVSDSDDGGTASAPTIDNSNDDRTKASAMIEPLSPNNDNSSESGSESTSPSQSSSEESSSAKVENSQEKKTWCLSSFAPKKAKSTQPSQDSQPAVANIKHEPNVIDDDNDLMYNAQMMPNSMNPVKDIYQPQTLANNYDSKAQLSQNNCELNVDAIKQEPPAAKSPSKSPEKLPSVDPFESDEIESVLAEAKELNQIKPVSSLSDTDDKQEIRKKKAPRRRPRKQPPTTNDASSDEDGFSSTNTANRRSSFVETGTCRSQSMDTEKKRRGRPRKDPTAVPPPKTTPNKKETVKKTNARTRNGRSNSTVKSREMLSTDSSSADEDTPEKRNVRLPIISPRNNNKKLTNRNLEELSSAASEDEIIPPQPTNSLRPESLSPNDRLSTGRSKRSLSSSEDNLNSSDDDLHNDQKVNKPKSDKNKKDTLRKVFPKLSKWKGGAKGKGQGQVLIVDHSEEAQTQQAKENQMPSDKLLSPIAYKPTIAEPIQQQHQLQQQQQQQTQQNINKTPTLIPKASELTTSNINSNNNKYKSMETPSIMCRIDLRRLKRIPPDRNLLLARQANRRNSKRGGSSIGGEDDRLSMASPNELRNRTRCGVDDEPSNRISNSRDSSSSMDGKSSNQKSSMVDIAIAPTSNTKIGSSSGSSSSSSSSSSSSSSSIQARSDYEMSNVNERLSSKYNTVIHNSIESRLGNVDQHTIRNTYSTTHSPKLDEKPIGKAIKHEGLKSEFSNNEYNNYASPKSLTGDAVNSKLTNSYGSTIKRENIKTEFNADPDETQSSHKPCTNDFAPHSRSKRSSSGSSSPFKDKRKKKNDLVVEQVPPTNHDRLDNLLAPPPQKAPIVQKVYYSYFERANDNKDETKDHSTFLLEAKRLKHAADRATESLAQAMLYLEAVLYFLLTGTAMERESVTVKAAFTMFKDTLSLIKYISSKFKNQQSHPVQGNIHSKVAILSLRCQSLIHLKLYNMQRPEVKECQKIISDYMTKGNIEVPNGNTPSPISPTNSVGSQSSGSNTPPCSLEPLQVHGAFQRQGSLFNYLVSCHDLWDQADALVTKGNHTDFFITLDHEYGPITLHSTINNVVKYIQAGLQHLKVEKTKQL; translated from the exons ATGGAAGACTTTGAGAGAAAGGAACGACGTGAACGAGATAAACAGGCTAGAGCGATGATGGCCCAAGAGAAGCATCAAGAACCAGTGCCATTGTTCGGAGAACCAGTGAGA AAATCAAGTCCCAGTGACAGCGATCgttctattcaatcaaaattagGTGATTTTTCGTTAGTGAAGCATATTATTGGCGAAAAAAATGAGTCAATGCTAATTGGAATTCAAAGTGGAATCCAAAGTCCAGCCGCTTTGCGTCAGCCGATGATGCAAGGTTTTCCagttcaaaataaccgagGTCCTTCCTCAACATATCCATATCATCAG CCTCCCCAGTACAACAATAGAAGTGTTTTTGTAAAACCTAACGACAGTAAACCCACATACAATGGTCGGGGTGGTTATTCAGGTCAACCAATCAAGCATGAC CAACATGTTAGTGGTATGCCAAACCAAAAACTTCTTCCGCCGCCGTCGTCGATACCACCGCAAATGCATAATGGTAGATCGAATGAAAAGCATATGATGCATCCGGTGAACGGACGAGCACCTATGTTTGCAAAACCTACCAAAGTGATGCCAGATAAGCCTCCAACGTCGTCAACACTAGCTAACTTAGCATCCGGACCGGATgttgagaaaattttacaagttATGACGTCAAAAGTGGACTTACTGGATGCCATTGCACCGACGCCCCGAAATGAGATGACTGAAATCCAATTAACTAGGGCGCCAATCTATGCGGAAATGCTGGCTCCAATTCCAC CACTCCCACAAAAACCAAATATACAAATGGTTCAACCATTTCCGGAGGATCGACGGCAAGCGAAACCAAT AGATTTATTAAATGACTTAGACGTTTCGGATAGTGACGATGGTGGAACGGCTAGCGCACCAACCATCGATAACAGTAACGATGATCGGACCAAGGCATCAGCAATGATTGAACC CCTTTCGCCAAACAATGACAATTCAAGTGAAAGTGGTTCCGAGTCAACGTCACCGAGTCAATCGTCGAGCGAAGAATCGAGTTCGGCGAAAGTCGAGAACAGTCAGGAGAAGAAAACGTGGTGTTTATCGTCATTCGCTCCGAAAAAAGCCAAATCCACTCAACCATCACAAGACAGTCAACCTGCTGTTGCAAATATAAAACATGAACCTAATGTGATCGACGATGACAACGACTTAATGTACAATGCGCAGATGATGCCGAACTCAATGAATCCAGTCAAGGATATTTATCAACCGCAAACACTCGCAAACAATTACGATTCTAAAGCACAGCTCAGCCAGAATAATTGTGAACTGAACGTGGATGCAATTAAGCAAGAACCACCCG CGGCCAAGAGTCCATCTAAAAGTCCTGAAAAACTGCCTTCGGTTGATCCATTTGAGTCTGATGAAATTGAAAGTGTGCTGGCTGAAGCCAAGGAATTGAATCAAATCAAACCAGTATCTAGTTTGTCGG aCACCGATGACAAACAAGAAATACGTAAAAAGAAAGCGCCGCGAAGACGACCCCGCAAACAGCCTCCAACTACCAATGATGCATCCAGCGACGAAGATGGTTTTTCAAGTACAAATACAGCAAATCGCCGTAGCAG TTTCGTTGAAACTGGCACTTGTAGATCCCAATCAATGGACACGGAGAAGAAGCGCCGAGGTCGGCCGCGAAAGGATCCAACCGCTGTTCCACCACCAAAAACCACACCAAACAAAAAGGAAACAGTGAAAAAAACGAATGCTCGAACTCGTAATGGACGTTCCAATTCAACGGTAAAGAGTCGAGAAATGCTTTCGACTGATTCGTCGTCGGCCGACGAGGATACACCAGAAAAACGCAACGTTCGGTTACCAATAATTTCACCTcgtaataataacaaaaagttAACCAATAGAAATTTAGAAGAATTATCGTCAGCTGCTAGTGAAGATGA AATCATACCTCCTCAACCAACAAATAGCCTACGACCGGAATCGTTGTCACCGAATGATCGACTATCCACTGGTCGAAGCAAACGTTCGTTATCGTCAAGTGAAGATAATTTGAACAGCAGCGACGATGATTTACACAATGACCAAAAAGTCAACAAACCTAAAAGTGATAAGAACAAAAAGGACACTCTTCGCAAAGTGTTTCCAAAACTTTCCAAATGGAAAGGTGGTGCCAAAGGAAAAGGTCAGGGTCAAGTGCTAATTGTCGATCACTCCGAAGAAGCTCAAACTCAACAAGCTAAAGAAAACCAAATGCCTTCCGATAAATTATTGTCACCGATTGCCTACAAACCAACCATTGCCGAACCAATTCAACAGCAGCATCAgcttcaacaacaacaacaacaacaaacacaacaaaatattaacaaGACTCCAACTTTGATTCCAAAAGCGTCGGAACTGACAACCAGTAACATAAattccaacaacaacaaatacaAATCAATGGAAACTCCATCAATAATGTGCCGCATTGATTTGAGGCGACTGAAGCGAATACCACCGGATCGAAATTTGCTACTAGCACGGCAGGCAAATCGCAGAAATTCGAAACGTGGCGGTAGTAGTATTGGTGGTGAAGACGATCGATTGTCGATGGCCAGTCCGAATGAACTTCGGAATCGTACAAGGTGCGGCGTCGACGATGAACCAAGCAATCGAATAAGTAATTCCAGAGATAGTAGCAGTAGTATGGATGGAAAATCGTCCAATCAAAAGTCGTCAATGGTCGACATTGCAATAGCTCCTACATCAAATACAAAAATCGGTAGTAGTAGtggcagcagcagcagcagcagtaGTAGTTCCAGCAGCAGTAGTAGTAGTATACAGGCTCGCAGCGACTACGAAATGTCAAACGTGAATGAAAGACTTAGTAGTAAATACAATACCGTTATACACAATAGTATAGAATCTAGGCTAGGCAATGTTGATCAACATACTATAAGGAATACGTATAGCACGACACATTCACCGAAATTGGATGAAAAACCGATTGGCAAAGCAATCAAACACGAAGGCCTTAAATCTGAATTTAGCAATAATGAATACAATAATTATGCGTCACCAAAGTCGTTAACGGGCGACGCTGTCAATAGTAAATTGACCAACAGTTACGGCAGCACGATCAAAcgagaaaatatcaaaacgGAATTCAATGCTGATCCAGATGAAACACAAAGCAGTCATAAACCTTGCACAAATGATTTTGCGCCGCATAGTCGAAGTAAACGTTCATCCAGTGGAAGTAGCAGTCCGTTCAAAGATAAGAGAAAGAAGAAG AACGATTTAGTAGTGGAACAAGTACCTCCAACCAATCACGATCGGTTAGATAATTTGCTGGCACCTCCACCACAGAAGGCACCCATAGTCCAGAAAGTTTACTATTCATATTTTGAGCGTGCTAATGACAACAAAGATGAAACTAA GGACCACAGCACTTTTCTGTTAGAAGCCAAGAGACTGAAACATGCAGCTGATCGGGCAACGGAGAGCCTAGCGCAAGCCATGCTATATTTAGAAGCGGTGCTCTACTTTCTACTTACTGGTACAGCTATGGAACGAGAATCTGTTACGGTCAAGGCAGCTTTTACTATGTTTAAAGACACTCTTAGTTTAATAAA ATACATTtcttcgaaattcaaaaaccaACAATCACATCCAGTACAAGGAAACATTCACAGCAAAGTGGCAATTTTAAG CCTGAGATGTCAATCATTAATACATTTAAAATTGTACAACATGCAACGGCCCGAAGTCaaagaatgtcaaaaaataatttcggatTATATGACCAAAGGTAATATTGAAGTGCCAAATGGCAATACGCCATCACCAATTTCTCCGACCAATTCTGTTGGATCACAG AGTTCGGGATCGAATACTCCACCTTGCTCGTTGGAGCCGCTACAAGTACATGGTGCATTTCAGCGACAAGGAAgtcttttcaattatttagtTAGCTGTCATGACTTATGGGATCAAGCTGATGCACTAGTTACGAAAGGAAATCACACAG